The following DNA comes from Salvelinus sp. IW2-2015 unplaced genomic scaffold, ASM291031v2 Un_scaffold2855, whole genome shotgun sequence.
NNNNNNNNNNNNNNNNNNNNNNNNNNNNNNNNNNNNNNNNNNNNNNNNNNNNNNNNNNNNNNNNNNNNNNNNNNNNNNNNNNNNNNNNNNNNNNNNNNNNNNNNNNNNNNNNNNNNNNNNNNNNNNNNNNNNNNNNNNNNNNNNNNNNNNNNNNNNNNNNNNNNNNNNNNNNNNNNNNNNNNNNNNNNNNNNNNNNNNNNNNNNNNNNNNNNNNNNNNNNNNNNNNNNNNNNNNNNNNNNNNNNNNNNNNNNNNNNNNNNNNNNNNNNNNNNNNNNNNNNNNNNNNNNNNNNNNNNNNNNNNNNNNNNNNNNNNNNNNNNNNNNNNNNNNNNNNNNNNNNNNNNNNNNNNNNNNNNNNNNNNNNNNNNNNNNNNNNNNNNNNNNNNNNNNNNNNNNNNNNNNNNNNNNNNNNNNNNNNNNNNNNNNNNNNNNNNNNNNNNNNNNNNNNNNNNNNNNNNNNNNNNNNNNNNNNNNNNNNNNNNNNNNNNNNNNNNNNNNNNNNNNNNNNNNNNNNNNNNNNNNNNNNNNNNNNNNNNNNNNNNNNNNNNNNNNNNNNNNNNNNNNNNNNNNNNNNNNNNNNNNNNNNNNNNNNNNNNNNNNNNNNNNNNNNNNNNNNNNNNNNNNNNNNNNNNNNNNNNNNNNNNNNNNNNNNNNNNNNNNNNNNNNNNNNNNNNNNNNNNNNNNNNNNNNNNNNNNNNNNNNNNNNNNNNNNNNNNNNNNNNNNNNNNNNNNNNNNNNNNNNNNNNNNNNNNNNNNNNNNNNNNNNNNNNNNNNNNNNNNNNNNNNNNNNNNNNNNNNNNNNNNNNNNNNNNNNNNNNNNNNNNNNNNNNNNNNNNNNNNNNNNNNNNNNNNNNNNNNNNNNNNNNNNNNNNNNNNNNNNNNNNNNNNNNNNNNNNNNNNNNNNNNNNNNNNNNNNNNNNNNNNNNNNNNNNNNNNNNNNNNNNNNNNNNNNNNNNNNNNNNNNNNNNNNNNNNNNNNNNNNNNNNNNNNNNNNNNNNNNNNNNNNNNNNNNNNNNNNNNNNNNNNNNNNNNNNNNNNNNNNNNNNNNNNNNNNNNNNNNNNNNNNNNNNNNNNNNNNNNNNNNNNNNNNNNNNNNNNNNNNNNNNNNNNNNNNNNNNNNNNNNNNNNNNNNNNNNNNNNNNNNNNNNNNNNNNNNNNNNNNNNNNNNNNNNNNNNNNNNNNNNNNNNNNNNNNNNNNNNNNNNNNNNNNNNNNNNNNNNNNNNNNNNNNNNNNNNNNNNNNNNNNNNNNNNNNNNNNNNNNNNNNNNNNNNNNNNNNNNNNNNNNNNNNNNNNNNNNNNNNNNNNNNNNNNNNNNNNNNNNNNNNNNNNNNNNNNNNNNNNNNNNNNNNNACACAAGTGCACAGAGGGAGACCGCCGAGTACTGAAGTGCCTAAAAGCCATCTGTCAGGGCATTCACACTTCCTAGTTCTAGCTCAGCAGAGCTGTtatgaaggaagttgtcaaggaagtgagtgttttaatacaGGATGTAccacccccacctaccgtcaaccaataaTGTCAATGCGAAGCAATACAGATCCCTCAGAATTGTTACAAGAATTGGGTGATGCACATCATCACCGTAcagagcttgatttggcctccTCACATCCTCCATATGGAGCCTCCATGAGGAGATTAATGAAAGATAACGAATTAAAAACGAGGTTTcctgttttatctgtggattaatcgtCGTAGTAGAGATTTAAGGAACCAGCGGTATGACTCAATTCTACAAGGAATCAGCTGAAAAGAGGACTATATACATGTCAGGTACACTAACAACCCAATGTTCATCTCCCaggacaaactagctagctagcaacggcTAGctggctaaatgtccatgaatctTTCATGTGTGTTTCAACCTGCCCCAAAATCAATATAGTCGGTTgggatattttaacctgtgtgtcatgatcgtctggtgtggatggacaaaatcaacactCACGTGGCCGGTGTAATCAGCACGAGAAATTGTCCTGCTGCAAGGCCTATCAGGCGTCGATGGAGGCTCAGTATTCAGATTGATTTGGTTATAACCAAATCAATTTGAATATTCCCACCTTTCCTACTGGCCAATCAACACTCTCctctctgtgcaggtcagtcacaGTCTTTTCATATGGACAAAATGCTACTGATAACCTATTAATAGGCTAGAGTCAGGCATCACATGATTGGTGCCCATCTTTAATAGGCCAATGCTCCTCCAATCGATGGAGAAATTTGATGTGCTGCTTACAAGTTGGAGATGATTGGCCAGAATAAAAGGGGCTGTGCAGGATCTCTAATAAAGGCTATTCCTATTCAACAAATGCTGTTTGGGTCTAATTTAAGGAAATACGAGGCTTAGTTGTATAATTGATAATTAAATTATTAGCTGGTTAATCGTTTTTATTCCGTCTACTACGAATCAGGCCGGGACGCGTCAGCCCGTTTTTATTCCGTCTACTACGGATCAGGCCGGGACGCGTCAGCCCGTTTTTATTCCGTCTACTACGGATCAGGCCGGGACGCGTCAGCCCGTTTTTATTCCGTCTACTACGAAGGCAACAGAAGCTTCCTGTGACTTGTTCAATGTCCTGCAgctcaaaacattttttaatagaCAAAGATATAGTATAAGCTGTTCTCAGACAGGTTTAAAACTTCCTGTCAAtaggggggggcgctgttttcactttggaaaaaatcgtgcccaatttaaacagcctcgtactctattcgagatcatacaatatgcatattagtattactattggatagaaaacactctcaagtttctaaaactgtttgaattatatctgtgagtaaaacagaactcatttggcagcaaacttccaaataggaagtgaaaaatctgaaaacgaggctctgttccagggcctgcctattcaactggcttttattttatcgatatgcatgcacttcatacgccttccactagatgtcaacaggcagtggaaggtggaatggggtgtctagcttgatctgaggtcgaataagagcttttggagtgacaggtccggaattttctttgtcttcgaaggcgcgcgcggagctcgacattgtcttctgaaaagcgttcggtatacacagcgaatatctccggctctgattttatttgatacatatgataataacatcataaagtaggttttttcaaccgagttttatcagtttattcaacgtttattgggactttgagttttccgttctttgcgtcaagaagaggatgggaatgttagcaaccttggctagcattgtggcgcgaattcgacagaagaaatagacattctaaaaccaaacaacgatttattctggaccaaggactccttgtacaacattctgatggaagctcagcaaaagtaagaaaacattttttatgttatttcgcatttctgtgtaaaatgttgactcctattctcccgccgttttggtgagcgctgtctcacaataacgcaagctgtatgttatggtaaagttattgttaaaaatctaacacagcggttgcattaagaaccagtgtatttttcatttgccatacaacaagtatttttatgtaaagtttatgatgagttctttggtcagattaggtgagtgtccaaaatatctccggagattctggtgaatcgatgctacgtattcacaatgtataaccaggatttgtagctataaatatgcacattttcgaacaaaacataattgtattgtataacatgatgttataagactgtcatctgatgaatttgttcaaggtcaGTGATTAAtcttatatcttttgctggtttttgcgaaagctacctctgcggtgaataaatgtgtttgtctattgtggtaagctaatataattctatattgtgttttcgctgtaaaacactttaaaaaaaatcggaatattggctggatcacaagatgtttgtctttcattttgctgtacaccatgtattattttcataaatgttttatgatgagtatttatgtatttcacgttgctctctgtaattattctggctgctttggtgctattttgatggtagctgcaatgtaaaactatgatttatacctcagatatgcacattttcgaacaaaacataaatgtatgttataacatgttataagactgtcatctgatgaagttgtttcttggttagtgactaattttatctctattttgtcggttttgtgaaagctacctatgcagtggaaacatggtgaaaatatgcggttgtgtgtttggctattgtggttagctaatagaaatacatagtgttttcgctgtaattttatttattttttcaatcagaaatgatggctggattcacaagatgtttatctttcacttgctgtattggacttgtgatttcatgaaaattatattatatccctgtcgcgttaggctaggctatgctagtcagcttttttgaatgggaggatcccggatccgggagagaagcggtagaggttaaccAGCCTGCCGTGTGTGTTCGTGGGCGGACAATAGATTAGTTTACGAAAGAGTGCACTTCTGCAGCATCAGCTGTAAAAATATAACGCTTTGCGGTGGCGCttcacagacaaacagagacagagagttgtCTGTTCAGCTGACCAACAGGAAGTACTCCTGATTGGCTGTGACCCTGGTCGCCACGGAAACCATGATGACTGACCTCATCCTGGACTCCGCCACTGCTGGTCAGCTTGTTGCCGTCGGTGATGGCCACTATGATGGACGGCTCCAGGAAAAAGGGATTCCTGccctgtgaagggggagagaggagagaaaaaaataggttTAAAAAGGTGCACAAATAGAAGAAAATACATCCAACTCAAAAGGACATGTGAAAAGACAGAGGAGCTGGGACAAAATTAGGGGAGCATAGCAAAAAGGTCAAGTTGAAATGAGCTTCCGGATCGGTGAGGAGGGGTACATGAGGTCTGGAGAGGTAACAACAGGAGTACATGGAGCATGGCTGCACCCTACTGGAGATGTGTGTTAGGAGAGTCAAGACACCAGTCCATCATTATAGTTAACCTACAGGAGATGTGTGTTAGGAGAGTCAAGATACAGTCCATCATATTAGTTAACCTACAGATGTTGTTAGGAGGGTCAAGACACAGTCCATCATTATAGTTAACCTACAGATGTGTGTTAGAGGGTCAAGACACAGTCCATCATTATGTAACCTACAGATGTGTGTTAGGAGGGTCAAGACACAGTCCATCATTATAGTTAACCTACAGATGTGTTTAGGAGAGTCAAGACACAGTCCATCATTATAGTTAACCTACAGGAGATGTGTCAGGAGGGTCAAGACACAGTCCATTATAGTTAACCTACAGATGTGTGTTAGGGAGAGTCAAGACACAGTCCATCATTATAGTTAACCTACAGGAGATGTGTGTTAGGAGGGTCAAGatacagtccatcattatagTTAACCTACAGGAGATGTGTCAGGAGGGTCAAGACACAGTCCATCATTATAGTTAACCTACAGGAGATGTGTGTCAGGAGAGTCAAGACACAGTCCATCATTATAGTTAACCTACAGATGTGTGTTAGGAGAGTCAAGatacagtccatcattatagTTAACCTACAGGAGATGTGTCAGGAGAGTCAAGACACAGTCCATCATTATAGTTAACCTACAGGAGATGTGTGTTAGGAGGGTCAAGGAAGAGAACGAAGAAAACAGAGAGCGACAACAACATCTAACAGTGGATTGTTTGAtaggggtgggtgggggtgggKGGGGTTAATGAGCGTCAGGGGAGGGGAAACATTACAGTATGAATAGACAGTCTGTAGGGACAGTGCAGCGGAGACTGCACCAACACTTGACAAAAACAAAgactcatctctgtgtgtgtgtctatattctCCAGTCAAACCTACACATTATATAAACCCCTCTACCGTGCACACTCATAACACTGAGTTTGCACATAAGTTGACGCATTTAGAGAATCCCTCTCCTTCCTTATAGCAAACTGCATAGGTCTAAAGCCTTCAGCATAGGTCCTGTATAATCCTTCTGGCTCTAGAGACCAGTGGGGGGGGGATCCTAGCAGTTCTATCCTCCTCTTAGTGTACACTAAGGTAAACACTAGCCTGAGGACAACACAGCCAACATAGCAGACTTCATGAAGGCATGGCTATGATTCACTATGGTCAAGATGGTCTCTATCAAGCCGCATCCTGATGCACTCGCTCTCTATCGAAAAGGCGCTACTTATGTCCAGGAATTTAACTCTCCTGAGCTTTACAGTACTTTCCCCACTGGTGACTGTTTCTGTCAATGGACCCAGATCTGTTTCCTTCCAACTGTTCATTGTGACCAgagtgtgttttttgttgttgttgctgagtaATAAAATTGGGAGTTCCATAAAAACGGAGTAAAAGGAAACGTACCCACATTTATAGACCCGACTATGGTATCCATGACAACCTGGAGTTCTCTTTCAGAATGGTACTAATGATATCCTATTCCAACACCCACTTAGCATGCTAATGTTTCTCAAAATGAACTACTAGCCAGACAAAACCccgcagggggaggaggagggggacatAGGCTTATATCGATTATAAACATTagaaaacacaaaaacattaACAGAGTGAAGCTACATATTTTACTCAGATCCTCATTTGAGTCTCGCTGTAAGTTTCATTATTGCTTACACAACATAGAGACGGCTTCGGCGTGACACGTCAGTGTGACTGATCTGATCCACTGGCCTGACAAGAGTCAGGTGTGGGTGGTATAGTGTATCCCGTGGATCCGTTGGTCTAGGATCAGTAGGCTGGGAGTGAGTCTGTGGCACGTTGCCAGGTCTGCTAAAATTTAGACAGACGGGTAATTAGATCTCTATTAGCCGGGTTGCCATGTTGTGCGGTCCATCAAACCAGTCAGTCAAAGcagccctatgggctctggtcaaaaggtagggcactatatagtgCATAGGGCACCATTTAAGATTCAAGCCATAGTGCTCACAGATCTAATTCAACATCGTTAACTACTAGTGACTAACTGGCATTTCACCCTCTATTATGTGGCACTATGAGACATTACATTAAAAACATCACTGGCTAAAGAGCTTTAAACAAAAATACTTCAAGCTGTAGACATGTAGTTAAACTAGCAGATATTTGTTATTCTCCCtgcagcagggctctccaaccctgttcctggagagataccctcctgtaggtttttgtcTCCAAACCTACAGGtagcaggtaggtagcctagtggttagagcgttgggccagtaaccgataggttgcttgatcgaatctccgagctgacaaggtaaaaatctgtcgttctgtccctgaacaaggcagttaacccactgttcctaaaccgtcattgtaaataagaatgtattcttaactgacttgcctagttaaataaaattaaaaagtaGCACACCCGATTCCAAAAATGTACTGGTAGATTAGCTGTGTCAGGTAATTCTTTGTGGGAAggtagtaattaccagttgtgaagGCGTGACTACCAGTTGGATGCGTTCACATGCTTTGAAATGGTTGAGAAACCGCCAGTTGGCTATTGGCCAACAAGTTGCGTCAACCAGAAACTAAAAGTACAACTATCATGCTTGTTAACAAATGAGagttcaaaaaccatattaataaatagtttttttttaggaATAACATTTCGTTGTTACATTTAACTGCGAAAAATACTGTTATgcaggtaatttccttagtaggtaacgttggacgtcattgtaaataagaatttgttcttaggaGCTCAGCRTGTGGGAGAAGTAggagctcagggatgatagaGAAGTTACCCACTAGTAATTACACGTTTATTTTCCCCCAAGTTGTATGTGTTAAATAACACCTTCCCAAATCGTTATGAACACAGCATTAGTTACACTTGGGAttggagcaacaacaaaaaaaaactacaggagggtagctctccaggaaaaagGGTTGGAGAGTCGTGTCATACGGTGGTGTTCTTCCtccaggcaacaacaaaaacaaaacattcatgAGGTCTTTGTTATAGCAGCCCATGTGCTCAGACCAGATACAGGGGacgcatctcaatagtctagagcggacatcctctcctctacctcattTACACTCATTTGAATTGACAGGATAGGTGAAAGCAACGGGGGCGGATCCCTGTCAGGAAAGTGCTTTCAACCAGTCCAACTCTACtatatcagtgcagatgaaggaaaggagatgagaatGAGACCAATGTCTGAGGATTCTAAGAAAGGCATGGCGAGAGGACGGAGACGAAGCAGGGTGTGGCCAGACGAGACCTACGGTGTGGCTGTGACGTATTCTCAGATGGAACCCTACTTCAACTGATCAAGAGGAAAGACTGGATCACCAAAATAAGATTGTactcatgtgtttgtatgtgtgtgtgtggatgattgTGTGCATGCTGTACCTACATGTGCCTTTCTGCTGGGGTGACAGCGGCCTTTGAACACAGAGAGAGCGTTCTACATGCATTATATATGTAGTATGTATGCATTACCCTTGAAGGTACGGGCGGACATCTTTCCTGTCTCAGGAGACGCTGGTTAAACATGTATAGATTCAATCAGCCCCCTGACAACTTACCTCAATACCATTATCTCTTATCTCCTGACCCTGTGTACACAATAGTATTGTAATAATAGggagatttgttttatttatttttttaaatgtacccgCTTGTTTACCATAGATACAGTATGACGCAATAGYCAACATTGCCCAACATTGGAATGTACGTGAAAGCAGAGACTTGACAACTGTTTACTATGCATATAGCAGGTAGACAGCCAGAGGAAATCAAGAGAGTCCCATCCAGTAGGTGGATATTCTCATCTCCATCACTAACTAACTTATCAGAGAGAGGAACAAAAGACGAGTGGCTAACAAGGCAGAAACCACTCCTTCGAGGCTGGATCAGGAGAGGCCTATTGGACTATCTCCTCTGTTCATCACTGATACTAGTCTAGGGCCAGGATACTAGTCTAGGGCCAGAAACTTAGTCTAGGGCCAGGACACTAGTCTAGGCCAGAACTACTGCAGAACTGTCTAGGGCCAGGAACTAGTCTAGGCCAGGATACTAGTACAGGCCAGGATACTAGTCTAGGGCCAGGATACTAGATCTAGGCCAGAATACTAGTCTAGGCCAGGCACTTAGTCTAGGCCAGGCCACTATCGTAGCCAGGGATACTAGTCTAGGGCCAGGACACTAGTCTAGGGCCAGGACACTAGTCTAGGGCCAGGACACTAGTCTAAGCCAGGACACTAGTCTAAGGCCAGGACACTAGTCTAGGGCCAGGATACTAGTCTAGGCCAGATACTAGTCTAGGGGCCAGGAACTAGTTAAGCAGGATACTAGTCTAGGGCCAGGATACTAGTCTAGGGCCAGGACACTAGTCTAGGGCCAGGATACTAGTCTAGGGCCAGGATACTAGTCTAGGGCCAGGATACTAGTCTAGGGCCAGGATATAGCTACGTCTTACTCAGTCTCCTTTGCCTGTATATTGCACCTGATGTATTCTAGAtccctcaaattcaaatctggacctcaaAGYYagttccactgctttttctcctctcccattctaATCAGGGACCGATTTAAACCTGGGATACCATGCGTGTGTAATTAATCATCAGGTAGAGCAGAAAACTAGCATTAGTCTGGACCTCATAGGGGAAAATTTGAACGCTCtagattctctccctctcctcccccttccatgTTTCAGTCTATAGTTCTAAGTAACATACTAACGTTAAACTATTgcctctccatttctcttttaTATAAATAGGAGAGATAAAGGAAGTTCATTGTGAAGTGTTACTCTGGATGAAATGCCTTACCATTGGAGGAGAAAACCAGCAGTcacgtcaaaaaaaaaaaaaaaaatcaaaaccgGTACATTAAtactagtaaaaaaataaagttgTTGGAACTCCTACCACACTGTTGGTTCATGTCATCACTTGTCACTCAAGGGGAGTGTGTGGGGACAATGTGCAGGAGTGTGATGCTTGTAAGACTGTGAGATTGGCAGGGTAGGGACAAAAGATGGGGGACCCTAGAGGGGGGGGTTAACCAATTCTCTCCTCTATCTCAGAGTACAACATACCTGTCCATAGTTGTCTATCCCAGACACTAATCTATTGAGATTGAGCAAATCAAAAGCGGTCCTCAAAGACTGGCCAATAGTTGTGAGTCCTGCTGCTTGAAGGTTCCTCAGCTCTGTCATGAATGTGGCATGGCTCTCTTTCCATCCAGCCTTTTGAAATAGGGTAAGAGGTATACAAGTTGTCAACAACATACACGGAACAAAGTGGgtcttatatttatattttgtctgacacaacaacattgatgatTTCTAAGATCAGGTCAATTAATAAAACGTTTTACAATGTAATTAACTTGATAAACAAAGTATGTAaatttactttttttctttacttgGCTTARGAAATATTGTCAACAAATAGACTGCTTATTCTATGCTACTGTATCAACTGAACCACTAAAAAAGTCCATagagaaaaaaattgtaaactAATAACGATGTAAAGTTGTGACAAAAGTGACAGTTGGTCAAAGTGGTAAGTTAGCAACCCTGACACCACCTCCCCACTATCTAGTCGTATAGCCTAAATCACCCAGAGTTCCATGCTGCCAGAGAtctatataatgacgagatggtcGTGTCTGTGCCCTAACAATCggagttgttgtcccaaaggcggaaaggcaggcgacaagtttaggtccaaaataagcccatagaaacgcattgggcttattttggacagatttcggcgagagtgaaacctctcgcttcgcctcttcctctctgatgctGCTCCGTGCTCACATTGAAACAAAATGTCGGCCATGTTTTAAAGGGGGTATGAACGCTCCGTCTGAAGATTTTTcacacaattgatatggtgatCGAAATGTGAGAAGACAATCTGGCTAGTTGCGTAATGTAAAGTAGGACATGACCGAAAATAAACTCTACCTTGATTCCGAGGGGAACGTCCTCAAAATTTATCAACATATACCGGTCCCCTCGGCTCGCCGGATCTCTGCCTCTAAGCTGTGGAAAGAATAAACGATAAACGGTTATCGAGCGATTATTTTTGTCAGGGTTAGTTTAACAACTTTAACACAAGATGGTCAAAACGGCGATCCCGCGTGGGGTCTTCCAGGGCTGTTCGTCTCGGGGTTACAATACCTTCATGAAAGTCTCAACAGCGCCTTTTGCAATGTCCAGATAGGTAGTGCCCAGATGGGTGCGCTGGTTCATTGACGCGGACGTGTCTATCAGAAAAAGTAACACGGGCATTGTGTTGGTGATGACACGTTCTGCATGGACTTGGTGTCAGTGCAACCGGTCAAAACTGAAAAAAATCTTTTGTTCTCCTCCTGCcgccttagctagctagcttgctaactaactGCCTCACACATCTTTACAAAAGTGTCAGAATAGTGAGTGTAGATGCCCTTcaataaactgaaataaatctaAAAATCCTATGGGCAGGCTATTAACTTAAGAGGGATTTTGATGATTCTTTATGTTATTTTTTKGTAAATATTACTAAATTTCATAGAAAGCAAGTTTCCTACTACATCTCGTCCCTGTTTCTCCCTACACTGAGCGCTCTGAGTCTTGCCCACTGGTTTTAAAGTCAGCTCCACACTTGACACCGCCTCCCAAGCGATCTTTGAGCATCACGTGATAACACATTCGGTTACTGATAGGCTGTTTGAAGTTGAAAATTACCATATCCAAATAAGGTAATGGCAATAAGAGCCGTCTGCGCATGCTTGACAAGAAAGGAATGCAAAGAAAAAGCAAGTCGGGAAGCGCATGCGGATCTCACTGAGAAGCATATTACAACATATATATATTACGGTactcaaaataaatgtaattgaggTTTGGCACcgtctattttttttattctaagaTTTGAATATTGGTTGTAGCGTTGGTCTTTTGAAGCAAAGGGGGTGGAGGATGTATTTATTCATGGAGCACAATGTCGAGTTCTCCGCCCGAAAACCGAGAAACGAAGAAAAATATCCTCGCATTATCGAATAATTTTATTTCTACCATGTGCATTTGCGTTAGTTCTCAATTTGTATGCTTTTCAAAAAACATTTCGCCTAGAGGACACTGAACATAGGCTTTATTTTGAGTATTTTGCACTGCAGTGTATAGGCCCACACTACACTAGGCCTACAgtacacaaaagaaaaggcatGTTCATGATGGCATCTGGCAGCAATGATAACTGTCTGATTCAGATCTAATCAATACTAGTAATCTGCGTGTTATTCTCAATAGTATTAGCTATAGTCACGGTTATTCTCTCCCGATTATAAGGAAGGCTACACAGCAACCgagaaaacacagatattaacaAATATACGCCTATAATGTAGGCCTAAAGCACATAAGGCAACGAACTCCTCGATTAAAGCCATAGCCCTACTTTATGGTTTGTTTGAGTCACAATAAGGCCTGCAGTTATTCTCGTTCACTAGACATGAATCACATGATTTACCTTATTTGTCATCAGAATTATGACAGTACTTAAACATACA
Coding sequences within:
- the LOC112074871 gene encoding integrator complex subunit 6, with amino-acid sequence MPVLLFLIDTSASMNQRTHLGTTYLDIAKGAVETFMKLRGRDPASRGDRYMLINFEDVPLGIKAGWKESHATFMTELRNLQAAGLTTIGQSLRTAFDLLNLNRLVSGIDNYGQGRNPFFLEPSIIVAITDGNKLTSSGGVQDELHLPLTTPLPGSELTKEPFRWDQRLFSLVLRIPGHATVEPEPLGGVPPDDSAITPMCEVTGVGVNDILK